The sequence below is a genomic window from Verrucomicrobiia bacterium.
CTCGCGATTTACGAAAAGCTCGGCGTGCCGATCAACGAGCGTGCCGCCCTGCTCGGTGTCGAGCAACCCAAAATTGCCGTCGATGCCGTCTTCGATTCGGTTTCCGTCGTCACGACTTTCCAGAAGACGCTTGCCGAAAAAGGCATCATCTTCTGCTCCATCACCGAAGCCGTCCGCGAGCATCCCGATCTGGTGAAAAAATACCTCGGCTCCGTCGTTCCCTACAGCGATAATTTCTACGCCACGCTCAACAGCGCCGTCTTCACCGATGGCTCTTTCGTCTACATCCCCAAGGGCGTGCGCTGCCCGATGGAGTTGAGCACCTATTTCCGCATTAACGCCGCCAACACCGGGCAGTTCGAGCGCACGCTCATCATCGCCGACGCGGATTCTTATGTGAGTTATCTCGAAGGCTGTACCGCTCCGATGCGCGATGAAAATCAACTGCACGCCGCGGTCGTGGAATTAGTCGCCCTCGATAACGCCCAGATCAAATACTCGACCGTCCAAAACTGGTACCCCGGCGACAAGAACGGCAAAGGCGGCATCTACAATTTCGTCACCAAGCGCGGAAAATGCCAGGGCGTCAATTCCAAAATCACCTGGACCCAGGTCGAAACCGGCTCCGCCATCACCTGGAAATACCCCAGCGTCATCCTCCAAGGCGACAACGCCGTCGGCGAATTCTACTCCGTCGCCCTCACCAACCATTTTCAGCAAGCCGACACCGGCACCAAGATGATCCACATCGGCAAAAACACCCGCAGCACCATCGTCTCCAAAGGCATCTCCGCCGGCCACGGCCAGAACACCTATCGTGGCCTCGTGAAGATCATGAAAAACGCGACCAACTCCCGCAATTACACCCAGTGCGATTCCCTACTCCTCGGCGATCTCTGCGGCGCCCACACCGAGCCCTATATCGAAGTGAAAAACACCACGAGCCGGGTCGAGCACGAAGCATCGACGAGCAAAATCGGCGAAGACCAATTGTTCTACTGCAAAACCCGCGGCATCAGCCTCGAAGACGCCGTCAGCATGATCGTGAATGGCTTCTGCAAGGAAGTCTTTCGGGAATTGCCGATGGAATTTGCGGTTGAGGCGCAGAAGCTTCTGGGCGTGAGTCTGGAGGGGAGTGTGGGCTGATTTTTTTTAGCCACGGATGGAACACGGAATAAACACGGATTAACCGCATGAAAGATAAACAGGCTGCGATTACCGCGATTAGTAAACTCCCGGAAGATGCGTCTATCGAAGAGATCGCCGAGGAATTGCAAATTTTGGCGGCAATAAAAAAAGGCAAAGCGGATGTGAAGGCCGGGCGGACGAAATCTCATGCGCAGGTCGAAAAGCTTTTTGAGACATGGATTTCAAAGTAATCTGGACCGATTCGGCAATCGCGGACATTAAAGATATTTGTGAATACATTGCGCTTGATAGCAAACCAGCCGCTGAAAGGATCGGGCGGGGAATTCTTGATCATGTAAAAATATTGGAAACTTTTCCGTTCATCGGCCCCGCTTATCCCCGCCGTTCCAGCGGTGCCATTCGAGAAATTGTTTTCCGCCATTACAGAATTTTTTATGAAATATCAGACAGGCGCAAATTGGTTCATATATTGCGTGTTTGGCATGGGGCCAGATCGGAACCGGATTTAAGATAATTATTATTTAACTGATGAAACACTTACTCGAAATTAAGAATCTTCACGCGGGCGTGGAGAATAAACAAATCCTCAAGGGGATTGATCTGACGATTAATCCCGGCGAAGTTCACGCGATCATGGGGCCGAATGGCAGCGGCAAAAGCACGCTGGCGGCGATTCTCGCGGGCCGCGATGGTTATGATGTCACTGAAGGGCAAGTTATTTATAACGGGCTCGACTTGCTGGAACTCGATCCCGAGGAGCGCGCGCGCGAAGGCGTGTTTCTTGCATTCCAATATCCGGTGGAGATTCCCGGCGTGAACAGCACTTACTTTCTCAAGGCCGCGTTGAATGAAATTCGCAAGCACAAGGGCGAGCAGGAATTGGACGCGATGGAATTTCTTGCACTCGTGAAGCAGAAGATGAAGTTGCTCGAACTGCCGGAGGATTTGTTGAAACGTCCGGTGAACGAAGGTTTTTCCGGCGGCGAAAAAAAGCGCAACGAAATTTTCCAGATGGCGGTGCTGGAACCCAAGCTGGCGATCCTCGATGAGACGGATTCGGGCCTGGACATTGACGCGCTCAAAATCGTCGCAGGTGGCGTGAATAAATTGCGACGGGCGGATGCGGCGCAGTTGGTCATCACACATTACCAGCGTTTGCTTGATTACATTGTGCCGGATTTCGTGCATGTGCTTTACAACGGGCGCATCGTGCGCACGGGCGGCAAGGAACTCGCGCTCGAACTTGAGAAAAAAGGCTACGACTGGCTCATTAATCCTGAGGTGGTCACCGCTTGATCGGAGTTGCGGCGAGCGAAATCTTTTCGCATCCCCGTGGTTCAAATCGCTGACTCATGCGCATCACCGGCGGACAAGCTTCGGGCCGGCACTTGAAAGTGCCAAAGGGTTTGGCCGTGCGGCCGACGCCGGACATGGTCAAGCAGGCCGTGTTCAACAGCCTTGGGGAACGCATCGTCAGTGCGCGCGTGCTGGAGTTGTTTGCAGGCACGGGGGCGTTGAGCCTGGAGAGTTTGAGTCGCGGCGCGGCGTTTGCGATGTGCATCGAGAAGGCGCAACGCCACGCGCAGGCGATTCGACACAATTTAATGGCGGCATCGCTTCCGGTTGGCAGTCTCGAGGTGCGCGTGCAGGATGTGTTCGTCGCGCTGGCGCAACTGGCCGCGCACAAAACGCAATTCGACCTCATCCTCGCCGATCCGCCATATGGGGATAAAAATGTCGGCCACCGTTCGCGTTCGCTCGCGCAAAAGTTGCTCGACGATCCGAACCTCGCGGAAGTCCTGAAACCCGGCGGCACGTTCGTGCTCGGCCACACCAAGCGCGACACGCTGGAGATTCCCGGCATTTGGCACGAACCCAAACTTCTCAAGCACGGTGACAGTATCATGCGCATTCTGGTGCGCGAGAGTGCAGCCAACGAAAGTGCTAATTAGAATTGCGTTTCAGTTTGGTTACAATCGGAGCGCGAACAGTTTTCAAGTTGTTCTGATGCTCATCGTGGTTTAGAGTGCAAAAGTTGGAACGGCAATCACGCCATCCCTCAATATATGAAAGCTCGAATCTTCGCAGTCATCGCCAGTCTCATTTTGCTGACCCATCTGCCATCAGCTCGCGGGCAGGGGACGAGTTTCACCTATCAAGGCCATTTGAATTCCAACGGCGCGTCTGCCGCGGGGAATTTTGATTTTCAATTCGGCCTCTACACGAACGTGGCGACGGGAAATCTCGTTACTTCACTCGTCACCAATTCAGACATCATCGTCTCGAACGGTTTGTTCACGACGGCGCTGAGTTTCGGCAATGTTTTTAACGGCGCGAGCTGTTGGCTGGAAATCGGGGTGCGCACGAATGGTTCGACCGGTGCGTTCATGATTTTGACGCCGCGGCAGATGATCACGCCCGCGCCTTATGCGATCATGGCGAACAGCGCGAGCAATCTGCTGGGCACGCTGCCCGCGACGCAATTAAGTGGCGCGTTGCCGGCGTCGGCAGTGGCGGGCGCGTTTTCCAATGCGGTGACTTTCATCAATGCCACGAATATTTTTGTCGGCAACGGGTTCGGATTGACGACGCTTTTACAGACGAATTATTTATACGTCACGGACAGCAGCGTGCAAGAAATTGGCACCGCGAATACATTCCAGAACATCACCACCAGCACGCAATTAGGAAATACGGGCTGGGGTTTTTCGAGTACGGGAGTTTTTACCGCGCAACAGAATGGCATCTACCTAGTGCAATATCAGATTGAGGTGCAAAATGGCCAATCAACCGCTTCGGGAGTCAATATCGCTTTTGGCGCGCGAGCATTATTGAATTCCGCCACTGAAATTACTGGCAGCGAATCGTTCATTAATATTCCACCAGCGTTCGGCGAGGGAATTTTGACAAAGAGTTTTCTCGTGGCCGTGATTGCCGGGCAGACCGTCTCCCTGCAAATAGCCTCTAATGCGACCGGAACTTTTGCTTACATCGCGTCGGGAACCTTCGCCGGAGAAAATTATCCGGGCGTCACGCTTACTATTCTACGGATACAATAGAACTAGCTTACGCGGGAGTTGCCCACGCGCCGGTCTTCGCTCCTTTATAAGCGGCTTCCATCACGCTCACGCGCGCGGCGGCTTCGGCGGGGGTTACCAGCGGCTGCCCGGTTTTGCCGAGCAGCGTGTCGAGATATTGAACCATCGGCGGTGGCGAAGCGGGGGGCAGATCTTTCCAGGGCGCGCGGCCATCGGCGCCAGGCACGTTGCTGCTCGCGAAAATCAAGCGTCCCTGGTCCACATACGCGAAACCTTCCGTGCCACTAATCATGAGGGTCACTGGGTTGGCGATGTCCACCCAGCCGGCCGCGAGCGTGCCGGTGATGCCGTTCTTAAATTTAATTAAGCTTTCGCCAGATTCATCGCAATCGCCATAATTGCCGGTGACCACTTTGATGTCCGCCGTGATGGATTCGACGTCGCCGAACATCCACATCAAAATATCCAGCGAGTGCGTTCCCAAATCTCCGAACGCGCCGACGCCCGCGATCTTCGGGTCGGCCATCCAGCGATAATCCGTATCGAACCAATGGTTGAGCGAGCCGCTGTGGCAGTTGGAGCCGCGCACCCGTGTGATCTTGCCGAAGCTTTTTTTGGCGACTTGGTCCTTGAGAAAAAGTAGCACTGGATCCGCTCGCAGGAAATAACCAGTCGTGAAAATCAGCTTCGCTTTTTCAATCGCCGAAGCCATGGCGTAGCTGTCGGTCGAGGTGAAGCCCAGCGGTTTTTCGACGAACATGTTTTTGCCCGCGGCGGCGGCGGCGAGAACGAGGTCTTTGTGGCGGTCCGTCTCCGAGCAGATGACCACGCCTTTGATTTCCGCGTCCGACCAAATTTTCGTGAGGTCATCCACCGTGGGACAGCCGAGTTCGGTTCCCCAATGCGCCGCGCGAGCCGCGTCGTGATCCCAAACGTATTTCACCTTCACATCCTTGCGGCTCTTGAGAATATTCACATAGGTCGGCGTGTGGATGTGCGCGCCGCCAACGAGCGCGACCATGACAGACGCCACATCTTCCGCCAGCGCGGACATCGCCGGGGACAAAACTGCCGTCGCCGCGGCCGCCGTGCTAACTTGTTTGATGAAATCGCGCCGTCCAATGGATGTATCCGAGGATGAATTCATAAATTTTGGGATGAGACGATTGACGGACGGACGCTAACAGCCACAGTAAATGCGCGCAAGAAAACTCCAATCAAGGCTGCGAAATGCGATAGAAAGTCTGGGCATTCGTGGCCGAAATGTCCGTGAAAACATTCGTTCCCGTTGGATTTGGAATCGTGCCGAGGAATTGCCACGTTGCGAGATTTGTCGAAGCGTGAACCGTGAAAGTTTTTCCCGTTTGTCCTGCAAGCGCGATCTTAAATTCTCCTTCGTTGAACGCCGGAGCGCTGACAATTTCCGGGGCACGCACCAATCCGGCGCTTCCGGCGAGATAGATTGAATGAATTTCTGCCGCACTCAGCGCGCGTTTGAAAACGAGCATTTCGTCGAGGCTGCCGAGCATGTAATCCACGAACTTGCCGGAGCTGGCCACCCAACCCGCGCCGATATAACCGAGCGGGAGCGGAAACGAACCCGTGATCGTTCCTTCCAGTGTGCCATTTGCATAGAGCGATACGCCACCGCTTGTGCCCACGAAAGCCAGATGAGTCCAGGTGTTGAGTGGGACAATATAATTATAGGGGAAATCGTTATTGCCGAACTGGGTGTAACCCACCTGGCGCGTTCCGTTGTATTGCTCGAGCTTGATTTCATTCGTTCCATCGCCGGTGATCGCCGCGCCCGTGCTCGGAGCATTTTGGCGATTCACCCATACGCTGAACGTCCACGGCACGGGCAAGCTCAACACGCTATTGCTTAAAAAGGTCGCGTTGCCGTCGAAATGAAAGGCCTTTCCCTGCTCGCCGGAGACGTAGGTCACGTTATTGAACGGCGTGAAATGGTTTGTGCCAAAAATATCGTTGGGATTTGAATCGGCGGTAAACCAATCGGCCATCGTCGTGGGCGCGAGAATCGCCCCGGTGGCATTGGTGAGCGGTGCTGAAACTCCGAGAGATGCCGTTGCCGTGAAGAACGGCGCGTCCGACTTTTTTACAACTACAGAGTAAGGTCCGGCGTAAGCAAGTTGCGTGTTAGTTACTGTATAACTCGTGCCCGTCGCTCCCGGAATGTTGACCTGATTGGACTGCCATTGATAAGTCAGCGAAGTTCCCCCCGCCGTGACTCTAAACGTCGCGTTGGAACCGGGATTGACCACGACATTTGAGGGCGCGACGTTGCCAATGACGAATGCCGTCAGCAGAGTGTTGGTGGTGCCATTCAGCACGTCCACATCGCAATCGCCAGTGATGCCGGAGACATGACTGGTCGAGCCGTATTGCCAGAAGGCCCAGCCTGACCACGGACTGAGACTGCTGGGCGCGCCGGTTGTGAAGTTTGGCGTCGTGGGATACTGTGCCATCCACAAAGGCCATTTAGTAACGCTGGCATCAAAGCCGGGACCGTAACTTGCCGTGCCCGTCGCGTACGATACAAAAGTATAAACCACTGGCGTGACCGCAACACCGATAGCCTTGCCGTCATTTACAATCTGCTGGCACCACTCATTAACCCACGCGGACAAGGTCGCCTGGGTATAATGCGGGCTGGCGTTGGTGACTTCCTGTTCGATGTCGAGCATGGGCATCACGTAAGTGCCGCCGCCGGTAATATAGCTTTTTACCACGCTCCAAAAGTGCGCGGCTTCTTCATCGGCGCCGGCAGTACCGATGTGCAGTTCAGGATGCGCAAAATGATAAGCGCCGATCAATACACCGGCCCCGCGCGCGTTCACGATATTGTAACTAAAGTCGGCATCGTTGACCGTCAGCCCTTCGGTGGCCTTGGCCCAGGCGAATGAGATGCCCGCGCTTTTCACTTGCGGCCAATTAATATTGGTCGCCGGGGTTTGCGCCGAACCTTGAAAGCTGGAGACATCAATGCCCAATGGTCGTTGGGCCAAAGCGAAGGGCGATGACAGAAGAAGCAGTGAAATGGGCGCAAGAGGTAACGCGCGGAACAAAACGCGGGAACAGTTCATATCTTAGATGCGATTCCAATCAGCAGCCGGTAAGTCGCCGTGATTAGAGTTGCGCGGGAGTTATACCAGTTACTGAGTAATTGGCAAACTTAAAGACTCAATGGCGCGCTGCGGGATGCCTTCGCTCGTAAATTTCTACCGGGTGGCAACCGATTGGCGGATTATTCGCGAAGAAATTTTTGCAGCCGCCGCCATTCGGGCTGAGTGGTCTTGAGGCATTTCGCATTCATGGATTGATACAAGGCGAGCACTTCGCGGCCAGCATCCGTAAGGACAGCGCCACCGCCGCCTTTGCTGCCGCCGCGCACCGCGACGACGAGCGGTTCCTTGAAACAGCGATTGACCGTGCGAATCAGCGTCCACGCGCGCATGTAAGACATGCCGAGGGAGGCGGCGGCGCGAGTGATGGAACCGGTGTGCTCCAATTCTTCCAGCAGCGCGATCTTGCCTGGTCCGAGCGCAATATCTTCCCCACGCCGGACGCGCAAACGCGGCTGCAAAACGAGCGGGCGATTCGCTTTGGTTTTCATCGCGGCAGCAGGATACTTCGGCAAGGTGTTTTGCGAAATGCAATTCTCGCACTTCCACTTTGACTGACACGCTGTCAGCGGATTTTTCCTTTTCATTCGAGAGGGGTAATGCCAGCCTGTCAGTTGAGATTACAAAAGCATGAACCGTAGCCTCTCACCCAACGAACCGACTCAACCGGCCAAACTCGCGTGGCTGGTCAAGCCGACTTATGGCCATGTCGGCCCCTCGCCCAAACGCCCGACGACGAAGGAAGTCATCGTGGAGTGGTTTGATGCCGTCAGTTTCTGGAAGGATTCGACGCGATTGCTGCCGGCGTTTTATCTTTTGTATCACTTCGCGACGTTCGCGGTATTCGTTTATTTCCTAGTGCATTATTTTTCCATTCTCGCGGTAGTGAGCGTGGCGTTGATCGGGTCTTTCATCGGCACGGTTTATAACACCGTGTGGTATCATCGTTATTGTTCACATCAGGCATTTCGTTTTCGGAGCGTATGGTTTGCGCGGCTGTTTTTGTGGACGAATCCGATTTCGTTTCGCGAGGAGAGTTATGTGATTCCCCACCGCGTGCATCACTCGAAGTCCGATGAACCGGGCGATCCGTATGGGCCGCACCTCGGCTGGCTTGGCAGTTATCTGGCCACGGAAACCCAGCAGAAGATGAACCGCAACATCACCAGCGCGGAATATGATCGTTTGGCCAGCAGCCTGGGGCATATCGGGCTCATCAAAAATTCCTACGCGCAATTCCAGCGCACTGGTTCGGTGGAAAATGTCGGGTGCTATTTTGCGCGCGTGCTGGTCGCGAATATATTCTGGTCGGCGATTGGTTACGCCGTAGCGGGTGTGCCGGGAGTGCTGGCGTTTATCGCGGGAAATTTTCTATTCGCTTTCGTGGTCCGGGATTTCAATTATCGCGGGCACGCGAGCATGTTTGGCACGGACAAGGAAGGCGCGCCGGTGAACCAAGTCATCTACGGAATCATTGCCGGTGAATGGCACGAGAATCATCATGACCATCCACGGCTCGCGCGCAGCGGACTGGTGTGGTGGCAGGTGGACGTGCCGTATTACATTATTCTCGCGATGAGAAGCTGCGGCGTCGTCACGCAATATAATAAAGAGATCGTCGAGCGCGGTTGAATTTGACTCGGAGCGTTTGCAATTCGTCCGGCGCGGACTCAGTCCGGAAAATTATCGCGAACGGAATTGCGGGATAAAACCATCAGCGTGAAAATTCCCAGCGCCGTGCCAAAAGGGATTTGGATGCGCCTACCTTGCGTGACGCTTGCGGGGAAACGAACATACCGAGAGCGGTATCAACACTCAGCGAAAGAAAAAATTATGGGCGATAAATCCCCAAAGCAAATCAGAAAAAATCCTCACAGAACGCGATGAAAACCAGCGCGGCGAACCAAAAGAAAAAATAGAACACCGCGGCATCGTCGGCGAAGCCGAAGAAGTAAGACGTTTCAAGTGTCTACGCCGCGCTCGCGAGGTGCGCGAGTTTCCGGCGGATATAAGCAAAGATGCTTTTCTAGGGTTTGCTTAGGCGAAAGAACTGGCTGGAGTTCGTGGGGCTGATGGAGATGGCGTTGGTACCGGTTGAAAAAGTTGCCCAGTTCGGTGACAAAAGCGATGGTGAGCTTTGCACGGCATAACCAGTGTAATTAGTGGCGTAGATCAGCGCAGAGTTAGCGCCGGAGTTGGAGAGGAAAAGGCGCGGAGGAACGTGGACGGCGGTCAGACGCACCGCCTGTAATCCATCGGGACGCGTCACGACCTGGCCGGAGAAGAACAGGCCATCGCCCCAAATATTACCCTGCAATTTAATCGTATCCACAAGGATGTTGCTGGCCACCAGCACATCAAAGGTAGCGCCTACTGCTGGTTGAAAAATACCCGCTTGATTGGTCTGATCGTTGGGATTGAATAAGCCGACGGCGATCGTGCCGCCAACGAGATTGGCCGTGCCGGAGACGGCGAGTTGATCGTATTGTTGCGAGCCGTCAACGAGCGTGTCCGGCCCGGCGATGCCGATGAACAAGGTTCCGGCGTATTGGTTATAGTTGCCGTTGATGACCATTTGTTTCGTGAATGCGGGCGCGCCGGGCGACAATGGCGACGGGACTGAAATTTTTGTGCGTTGCGGATGAACCAGCGCTGCGAATGCACTTGTGCTATCCGAAGGAAAATAGATCGTTTCCGAGTTGGCCGAATTTCCACCGCCATTCACTTCGATGTTACCACCGCCTTGGGCCACAATATTTCCGCCGCCTTGCGCGACGATGTTCCCGCCTCCCTGGGCAACGATATTACCACCGCCCTGAGCTACGATGTTCCCGCCCCCTTGTGCTACAATCTGACTCATGCTGATATCGTCTGAAGCAAAATTTCCACCGCCTTGCGCAACAATATTTCCACCTCCCTGGGCGACAATATTTCCGCCGCCTTGCGCTACGATAGAGCTTCCGATGGCAACATCGCCATCAATGGCGCCTTTGAGAAGCACGGTCGTGTTGGGGCCGGCGTTGATGGCGGGAATCGTCATTATTTGGCCGATACCAACGGTCAATTCCGCCCGGGCATATTGTTGGGCAGCCATTGTCAGGGTCGCAACGAATTGCTGGACGTTGCCGGAAAAGACGAGAGCTATGCTTGCGTCAAGGACGGTGGCATCATACGTGACTTCCGCCGAATCCATCATATCTGGAACCGATTCGAGCGAGTAAGTTCCGCCGCCGGACGCGGACGATTCATTAATGGGTGGCAGCGGCGGAGCGATATTGAATGGCCCGATCGGGCTGGAAATGTGGTCGAAATAATTTTGCGCCGAAGCGACCACGCGGAAAGAAATGTTTCCTCCGGGCACGTTGGTTGTGACGAGTGTCCATGAGTGGTTGGTCATTTGCGCTCCGCCCGGGAGGTCGCTCCAACTGGCTATATCGTCCGGCGTCCTGCTGGACTGGACGCGCAGGTTCAATCCCGCAATCGCCGATGGTTCGACAATGGTGAATACCCAAAGCGAATTATAGCGGAATGGAACGGCCGTTTCCCAGGTGAATTGGCCAAAGGGTTCGATGCCCTGCGTTACGGTTTCGGGGCCGACCCCTGCGGACTTGCTATCAAAATAACCCGGCGCCGAAGCCACAACGCGGAAGTAACGCGTTCCCGTCGGAATGTCCGTGGTGTTAAGCGTCCAAACTCCATCGCTGTCGGTCATCGAAGAATTTCCGGGCAGGTCAGCCCAACTGCCTTCGCTGGCGTTGTTGGTGGTGGATTGAACGCGAAGGCGCAAATCCGAAACGGTATTGGTGTAGGTCGCTGTAAAATGCCAAGGGTTGCTGGATTGCACGGGTGAGCCGCCGGTCGAGTATTCAAACGAACCGATCGGAGTCAAAGCCGGCGGCACGCAACGGAGGACGATATCTGCTCCCGCGTCAGAAACGTAAACATTGCGTGACGCGTCCACGCCGATGCCGAGTGCATTGGAAAAGCGCGCGCTGGAACCGACGCCATCATCGGAAGCTGTGGAAAAATGTCCCGCGAGTCCGGCAACAGTGGATACCACACCCATCGAGGAGACGTAGCGGATGGTATCGCCATCGGTGACGTACGCGCCGCCCGTGCCATCCAGCGCAATCTTCATGGCCGAAGTGCCGCCGAAGCCCGCGTTGGTTCGCAAGCCATCCTGCTCTTTAAAAATATTCGGATTGCCTACCCAGGTGCTCACTTCTCCGGAAGGCGATATGAGGCGTATTCCCCAACCGTCCGCCACATAAACCGTTCCGCTGCGGTCCACGGCGAGACCGTTCGCATAACGGAACTGGGCATTCGTGCCGTGGCCATCACTGGTCCCAAATACGCCGCTTCCGGCAAAAGTGGTCACAACGCCGGCCGGGGTGATTTTTCGGATGCGCGGCCCGGCAGGATAATTATCGCCGTCGGCAACATACAGATTGCCGGTGGCATCCACCGCGATGGCGTGAGGGTCAAAAAACTCGGCGGCTGTGCCGATGCCATCCATGTGACCCAGATTATCAAATTGTCCGGCGACGGTCGTGACGATTCCGTTTGAAATTTTTCGGACGTCATAGTTGCCGCCGGATTCGGCGACGTAAACCGTGCCGGCCGTGTCCACGGCGATGTCTCCAAAAGTCGTGGGCTCAAGATCGAACAATGCATTAGTGCCCGCCAAATCAGAATGTCCGCCTGTTAACGGCTTGCCTGCGAATGCGGAGACGGAAAGGTTCGTGCCGACTTTGCGTACGCTGTCCCCTTCGAGTATGTAAAAGTTTCCCGAGAGGTCGGCAGACAACAGGTCGGGATAACCCAGGAACGACGCGCTGGTGCCAGTGCCGTTGACGTATGCGGAATTTCCATATTGTCCGGCAATCGTGGTGACGGTGAGCGGTTGCGCCCAGGAAGATGTGAGTGCAATGAAAGAAAAAGCCAGCGAGAGGAGTACGCAATGTACGCGATATTTCATATAGTAGTTGATTCGAGTAAAAGTGGTGAAGGATACTACGGGTCTTCCTTCACAGCAGAACGATTCCAATACATCTCCGAATCGCTGGCCAACCCAGTTACGCATGCGCACTGGCAGGGCGAGAATGCCCTGGCGCGAAGTGCGCTCCAAACGAGAAACTGGACTCGG
It includes:
- a CDS encoding RsmD family RNA methyltransferase, translated to MRITGGQASGRHLKVPKGLAVRPTPDMVKQAVFNSLGERIVSARVLELFAGTGALSLESLSRGAAFAMCIEKAQRHAQAIRHNLMAASLPVGSLEVRVQDVFVALAQLAAHKTQFDLILADPPYGDKNVGHRSRSLAQKLLDDPNLAEVLKPGGTFVLGHTKRDTLEIPGIWHEPKLLKHGDSIMRILVRESAANESAN
- a CDS encoding GH25 family lysozyme; its protein translation is MAQRPLGIDVSSFQGSAQTPATNINWPQVKSAGISFAWAKATEGLTVNDADFSYNIVNARGAGVLIGAYHFAHPELHIGTAGADEEAAHFWSVVKSYITGGGTYVMPMLDIEQEVTNASPHYTQATLSAWVNEWCQQIVNDGKAIGVAVTPVVYTFVSYATGTASYGPGFDASVTKWPLWMAQYPTTPNFTTGAPSSLSPWSGWAFWQYGSTSHVSGITGDCDVDVLNGTTNTLLTAFVIGNVAPSNVVVNPGSNATFRVTAGGTSLTYQWQSNQVNIPGATGTSYTVTNTQLAYAGPYSVVVKKSDAPFFTATASLGVSAPLTNATGAILAPTTMADWFTADSNPNDIFGTNHFTPFNNVTYVSGEQGKAFHFDGNATFLSNSVLSLPVPWTFSVWVNRQNAPSTGAAITGDGTNEIKLEQYNGTRQVGYTQFGNNDFPYNYIVPLNTWTHLAFVGTSGGVSLYANGTLEGTITGSFPLPLGYIGAGWVASSGKFVDYMLGSLDEMLVFKRALSAAEIHSIYLAGSAGLVRAPEIVSAPAFNEGEFKIALAGQTGKTFTVHASTNLATWQFLGTIPNPTGTNVFTDISATNAQTFYRISQP
- a CDS encoding fatty acid desaturase — translated: MNRSLSPNEPTQPAKLAWLVKPTYGHVGPSPKRPTTKEVIVEWFDAVSFWKDSTRLLPAFYLLYHFATFAVFVYFLVHYFSILAVVSVALIGSFIGTVYNTVWYHRYCSHQAFRFRSVWFARLFLWTNPISFREESYVIPHRVHHSKSDEPGDPYGPHLGWLGSYLATETQQKMNRNITSAEYDRLASSLGHIGLIKNSYAQFQRTGSVENVGCYFARVLVANIFWSAIGYAVAGVPGVLAFIAGNFLFAFVVRDFNYRGHASMFGTDKEGAPVNQVIYGIIAGEWHENHHDHPRLARSGLVWWQVDVPYYIILAMRSCGVVTQYNKEIVERG
- a CDS encoding type II toxin-antitoxin system RelE/ParE family toxin; translated protein: MDFKVIWTDSAIADIKDICEYIALDSKPAAERIGRGILDHVKILETFPFIGPAYPRRSSGAIREIVFRHYRIFYEISDRRKLVHILRVWHGARSEPDLR
- the sufC gene encoding Fe-S cluster assembly ATPase SufC, with protein sequence MKHLLEIKNLHAGVENKQILKGIDLTINPGEVHAIMGPNGSGKSTLAAILAGRDGYDVTEGQVIYNGLDLLELDPEERAREGVFLAFQYPVEIPGVNSTYFLKAALNEIRKHKGEQELDAMEFLALVKQKMKLLELPEDLLKRPVNEGFSGGEKKRNEIFQMAVLEPKLAILDETDSGLDIDALKIVAGGVNKLRRADAAQLVITHYQRLLDYIVPDFVHVLYNGRIVRTGGKELALELEKKGYDWLINPEVVTA
- the sufB gene encoding Fe-S cluster assembly protein SufB, with product LAIYEKLGVPINERAALLGVEQPKIAVDAVFDSVSVVTTFQKTLAEKGIIFCSITEAVREHPDLVKKYLGSVVPYSDNFYATLNSAVFTDGSFVYIPKGVRCPMELSTYFRINAANTGQFERTLIIADADSYVSYLEGCTAPMRDENQLHAAVVELVALDNAQIKYSTVQNWYPGDKNGKGGIYNFVTKRGKCQGVNSKITWTQVETGSAITWKYPSVILQGDNAVGEFYSVALTNHFQQADTGTKMIHIGKNTRSTIVSKGISAGHGQNTYRGLVKIMKNATNSRNYTQCDSLLLGDLCGAHTEPYIEVKNTTSRVEHEASTSKIGEDQLFYCKTRGISLEDAVSMIVNGFCKEVFRELPMEFAVEAQKLLGVSLEGSVG
- a CDS encoding Gfo/Idh/MocA family oxidoreductase, with the translated sequence MNSSSDTSIGRRDFIKQVSTAAAATAVLSPAMSALAEDVASVMVALVGGAHIHTPTYVNILKSRKDVKVKYVWDHDAARAAHWGTELGCPTVDDLTKIWSDAEIKGVVICSETDRHKDLVLAAAAAGKNMFVEKPLGFTSTDSYAMASAIEKAKLIFTTGYFLRADPVLLFLKDQVAKKSFGKITRVRGSNCHSGSLNHWFDTDYRWMADPKIAGVGAFGDLGTHSLDILMWMFGDVESITADIKVVTGNYGDCDESGESLIKFKNGITGTLAAGWVDIANPVTLMISGTEGFAYVDQGRLIFASSNVPGADGRAPWKDLPPASPPPMVQYLDTLLGKTGQPLVTPAEAAARVSVMEAAYKGAKTGAWATPA
- a CDS encoding LysR family transcriptional regulator, coding for MKTKANRPLVLQPRLRVRRGEDIALGPGKIALLEELEHTGSITRAAASLGMSYMRAWTLIRTVNRCFKEPLVVAVRGGSKGGGGAVLTDAGREVLALYQSMNAKCLKTTQPEWRRLQKFLRE